In a genomic window of Novosphingobium sp. KA1:
- a CDS encoding glycosyltransferase yields the protein MGMTEPLRIAIPIHSFEPGGVERVALNLAERWQQTGHQVSIVLGRDEGSDRGRVSAHLDYRIVSSRVPTARFETLWMIWCFFLHLSRERVDVIFCPGNTYAIVCVAARLLLGERCPPIVSKVSNDLVRRDKSIFRRRVYQLWLRVQGMTLDRFVALAEPMHGEIVQSMSVGAHRVTTIHDPALTEARYDRLLAIPRIQRSRHRYRFLALSRLVPQKNLEVMLRAFAAGFRPGDELTIVGDGPERAQLEALVRGLAIEEKVRFRGHVIDPDPYLRDADCLLLSSNYEGVPAVVLEAIAAGLQIVATDCSSSMKELAGRGVRATLVPVGDIDAMAREIAHADELPRPGPMQREYSHRFTVEIAAGAYVTTMRRAIASARHMRVLMASPTLR from the coding sequence ATGGGCATGACGGAGCCCTTGCGGATCGCAATACCCATCCACAGCTTCGAACCCGGTGGGGTCGAGCGTGTGGCTCTCAATCTGGCTGAACGCTGGCAGCAGACCGGCCACCAGGTGTCCATCGTCCTGGGACGGGACGAAGGCTCGGATCGGGGGCGCGTCAGCGCGCACCTCGACTACCGGATCGTCTCGAGCCGCGTGCCGACCGCGCGGTTCGAGACGCTCTGGATGATCTGGTGCTTCTTCCTGCATCTTTCCCGCGAGCGGGTGGACGTGATCTTCTGCCCCGGCAACACATACGCGATCGTCTGCGTCGCCGCCCGCCTTCTGCTGGGCGAGCGCTGCCCGCCCATCGTGAGCAAGGTGAGCAACGACCTCGTGCGGCGCGACAAGTCGATCTTCCGGCGGCGCGTCTACCAGTTGTGGTTGCGGGTGCAGGGGATGACTCTGGACCGGTTCGTGGCGCTGGCCGAACCCATGCACGGCGAGATCGTCCAATCCATGTCAGTGGGGGCACATCGTGTCACGACCATCCACGATCCGGCGCTCACCGAGGCGCGCTATGACCGTCTCTTGGCGATCCCCCGCATTCAGAGGAGCCGCCATCGCTATCGCTTCCTGGCGCTTTCGCGTCTCGTGCCCCAGAAGAACCTCGAAGTCATGCTGCGGGCCTTCGCCGCCGGCTTCAGGCCGGGCGACGAACTCACGATCGTGGGCGACGGGCCGGAACGGGCGCAACTCGAAGCGCTCGTGCGCGGTCTGGCGATCGAGGAAAAGGTGCGCTTTCGCGGCCATGTGATTGATCCCGACCCTTATCTGCGGGACGCCGACTGCCTTCTGCTTTCCTCGAACTACGAGGGCGTGCCGGCCGTCGTCCTGGAAGCGATCGCCGCCGGGCTTCAGATCGTCGCCACCGACTGTTCCTCCAGCATGAAGGAACTGGCCGGACGAGGGGTGCGCGCCACGCTGGTGCCGGTCGGGGACATCGACGCGATGGCGCGGGAAATTGCGCATGCGGACGAGCTTCCGCGGCCCGGCCCGATGCAGCGCGAGTATTCGCACCGCTTTACTGTCGAGATCGCTGCCGGAGCCTACGTGACGACCATGCGGCGGGCCATTGCTTCGGCCAGACATATGCGGGTCCTGATGGCCTCGCCAACGCTGCGATAA
- a CDS encoding efflux transporter outer membrane subunit translates to MTRRISLAAPLLALALSACMGAGMPPKTVIPQAAGGAFAEVPVASIAPVPEDWWRLYDDPQLDALVMASLAANADLRVAYANLDGARAALRQARAARLPTTTVESALTLDNPSNQPSAASVSASDWDIAATASWDIDLFGRLRSGALAARADAEAQAAALDGVQVAVVADTVQAYVEFCAATRATAEAKSVAAAQERSVALVKEQLAAGEVSPLEVSQVAALSASTRAAIAPFEAQRMNALYRIATLQGRPPAEARGFALACEAAPRLKGALPVGDGTALLLRRPDVREAERKLATASARVGVARADFYPRVNLGGALGLLAGGFDAVASPLISWAFPNMAPARAKMAQARASEQAALAGWDVAMLRALREVETGLASYEAEMRRNRDLAEAQSQAQDYARRTAARVRYGDAAGLLQVDAERTLATARLARVQSDMALAQAEVTLFRALGGGWRGGAQAR, encoded by the coding sequence ATGACGCGCCGCATTTCGCTCGCCGCGCCGCTGCTGGCGCTTGCCTTGTCCGCCTGCATGGGCGCGGGGATGCCGCCGAAGACCGTGATTCCGCAAGCTGCGGGCGGTGCTTTCGCGGAGGTTCCGGTCGCCTCGATCGCGCCGGTGCCGGAAGACTGGTGGCGCCTCTACGACGATCCGCAGCTCGACGCGCTGGTCATGGCCAGCCTTGCCGCCAACGCCGACTTGCGCGTCGCCTACGCCAACCTCGACGGTGCCCGCGCGGCCTTGCGACAGGCCCGGGCCGCGCGCCTGCCGACGACCACGGTGGAAAGCGCGCTGACGCTGGACAACCCCAGCAATCAGCCGAGCGCCGCCTCGGTCTCCGCCAGCGACTGGGACATCGCCGCCACCGCGAGCTGGGATATCGACCTGTTCGGCCGCCTGCGCTCGGGTGCTCTTGCCGCGCGCGCCGATGCCGAGGCGCAGGCCGCTGCGCTCGACGGCGTCCAGGTGGCGGTGGTTGCCGATACCGTGCAGGCCTATGTCGAATTCTGTGCCGCGACCCGCGCGACGGCCGAGGCCAAGTCGGTCGCCGCCGCGCAAGAGCGCTCGGTGGCGCTGGTGAAGGAGCAACTGGCCGCAGGCGAAGTCTCGCCGCTCGAAGTCTCGCAAGTCGCGGCCCTGTCGGCATCGACGCGCGCGGCTATCGCGCCTTTCGAGGCGCAGCGGATGAACGCACTCTACCGCATCGCCACGTTGCAGGGGCGCCCTCCTGCAGAAGCGCGCGGGTTCGCGCTGGCCTGCGAGGCGGCGCCGCGTCTGAAAGGGGCGCTGCCCGTCGGCGACGGCACCGCGCTGCTGCTGCGCCGCCCCGACGTGCGCGAGGCGGAGCGCAAGCTGGCCACCGCCAGTGCCCGCGTCGGCGTGGCCCGGGCGGACTTCTACCCCCGGGTCAATCTCGGCGGCGCGCTCGGCCTGCTGGCGGGCGGGTTCGATGCGGTCGCTTCGCCGCTGATCAGCTGGGCATTCCCCAACATGGCCCCGGCGCGCGCGAAGATGGCGCAGGCCCGCGCGTCCGAACAGGCAGCGCTGGCCGGTTGGGACGTCGCCATGCTCAGGGCTCTGCGCGAGGTCGAGACCGGGCTCGCCAGCTATGAGGCGGAGATGCGCCGCAACCGCGACCTTGCCGAAGCGCAGAGCCAGGCGCAGGATTATGCGCGGCGCACCGCCGCGCGCGTGCGCTACGGCGATGCTGCGGGATTGCTGCAGGTCGATGCGGAGCGCACCCTCGCCACCGCCCGGCTCGCCCGGGTGCAGAGCGACATGGCGCTGGCGCAGGCCGAGGTCACGCTGTTCCGCGCGCTCGGAGGTGGCTGGCGCGGCGGGGCACAGGCGCGCTAG
- a CDS encoding response regulator transcription factor, whose protein sequence is MRILIVEDDQDTLRFIAKGLEEAGHAVMLASDGTEGLYHAAGGGFDVVVVDRMLPGLDGLSLLKALRATGDATPVLMLTALGSIADRVNGLEAGADDYLVKPFAFSELSARINALGRRTHARIEARRLSVGDIVLDLDSRTVERGGKRVALQPREFSLLAELMRNPRRVVTRTMLLERVWDFDFDPKTNIVDTHMSRLRSKLNAGFEEDAIETVRGSGYMMRAG, encoded by the coding sequence ATGCGAATCCTGATCGTCGAAGATGACCAAGACACCCTGCGCTTCATCGCCAAGGGGCTGGAGGAGGCGGGCCACGCCGTCATGCTCGCTTCGGACGGGACCGAGGGGTTGTACCATGCCGCCGGTGGCGGGTTCGACGTGGTCGTCGTGGACCGGATGCTGCCGGGGCTCGACGGGCTGTCACTGCTCAAGGCGCTGCGGGCGACCGGGGATGCGACGCCGGTGCTTATGCTCACCGCGCTGGGCAGCATCGCCGACCGGGTGAACGGGCTGGAGGCGGGCGCGGACGACTATCTCGTCAAGCCCTTCGCCTTCTCCGAGCTGAGCGCGCGGATCAATGCGCTGGGGCGGCGCACCCATGCCCGGATCGAGGCGCGGCGGCTCAGCGTCGGCGACATCGTGCTGGACCTCGACAGCCGCACGGTCGAGCGCGGCGGCAAGCGGGTGGCCCTGCAACCGCGCGAATTCAGTCTGCTGGCCGAACTGATGCGCAACCCGCGCCGGGTGGTGACGCGCACGATGCTGCTGGAGCGGGTGTGGGATTTCGACTTCGATCCCAAGACCAACATCGTCGACACGCACATGAGCCGCCTGCGCTCCAAGCTCAACGCCGGGTTCGAGGAGGACGCGATCGAGACCGTGCGCGGCTCGGGCTACATGATGCGGGCCGGGTGA
- a CDS encoding TonB-dependent receptor: MVGRLRGRRWARASLATAVALALPVSVQARPAQQFSVPAGRLSDALIVLSEQAGISIAIGDSRLDTLRTRGIRGRYDTEQALAVLLAGSGYGFVFVDARTVKLVRQAPAPRKSTPRPPRPSPPAEGSGPDIVVTATKQRLGLLDYPASISVVAPERTELARAGGKGTGFILGKLPQLSSTNLGPGRNKVFIRGIADSSFNGSSQATISQYLGETRLIYSAPDPDLALYDIARVEVLEGPQGTLYGAGTLGGIIRLVPNAPDLQSDTFDVSAGVRLTQDGAPGGDGAVTGNLVLARGKLALRAVAYETVDGGYIDDVERGLRDINRNKTTGFRAGLRWQPDVAWTVDLSVLSQDIASRDGQYTLRGEPDLTRRSAIAQPFDNDYRLADLTVRRDWGAVQLVSSTGYADHTIDSTFDATPGGAALPTEFTEEITVHLLSHETRLSGSWGGSGTWLAGFGVVHNDDRVVRSMGTPGSPDLLTSLSNTTLDLAGFGEVGVPITKTLVLTAGGRLSYVRQTSQFIGQMASEDFEPVRTQKRFLPSAAISWTARPGLLVYGRFQQGYRPGGLQVTGSSNSQSAERFGADRIRTVEAGVRFGMEKDARLSGSLAFSLAQWRDVQADLVGLDGLPYIANIGSGRVKNVAFSLAWRAQDHLSFEAAGFLNSSDLSKPAAAFADATDRDLPNIADEGWRMATKYDRELSWARITLDAAVRYVGHSKLAIRAPFALGQGRYYDVSTGARLGFGKWGLALDLDNLLNTRANTFAFGNPFSVADGLQQTPMRPRSIRIGFDASF, from the coding sequence ATGGTTGGTCGATTACGCGGTAGGAGATGGGCGCGCGCAAGCCTGGCAACGGCGGTTGCTCTGGCGCTTCCCGTATCGGTTCAGGCGCGGCCCGCGCAGCAGTTCTCGGTTCCGGCCGGGCGGCTGTCGGACGCACTGATCGTGCTGTCGGAGCAGGCGGGTATCTCGATCGCGATCGGGGACAGCCGCCTCGATACCCTGCGTACGCGCGGGATCAGGGGGCGCTATGACACGGAGCAGGCGCTGGCCGTGCTGCTTGCGGGCAGTGGCTACGGTTTCGTCTTCGTCGATGCCCGGACCGTGAAGCTGGTGCGGCAGGCCCCGGCCCCGCGCAAAAGCACTCCCCGCCCCCCGCGCCCATCCCCGCCTGCGGAGGGTTCCGGCCCCGACATCGTCGTCACCGCGACCAAGCAGCGCCTTGGGCTGCTCGACTACCCTGCCAGTATCTCGGTCGTCGCGCCCGAGCGGACGGAGCTTGCGCGCGCCGGTGGCAAGGGCACCGGCTTCATCCTCGGCAAGCTGCCCCAGCTTTCCTCCACGAACCTGGGGCCGGGCCGCAACAAGGTGTTCATTCGCGGGATCGCCGACAGCAGCTTCAACGGTTCCAGTCAGGCGACGATCAGCCAGTACCTGGGCGAAACGCGTCTGATCTACAGTGCGCCCGATCCCGATCTGGCGCTTTACGACATCGCCCGCGTCGAAGTGCTCGAAGGGCCGCAAGGCACGCTCTACGGTGCGGGGACGCTGGGCGGCATCATCCGGCTGGTGCCCAACGCGCCCGACCTGCAATCCGATACCTTCGACGTGTCCGCAGGCGTTCGCCTGACGCAGGACGGTGCGCCGGGCGGCGACGGGGCGGTGACCGGCAATCTCGTGCTCGCGCGGGGCAAGCTGGCGCTGCGCGCAGTTGCCTACGAAACCGTTGACGGCGGCTATATCGACGATGTCGAGCGGGGCTTGCGCGACATCAACCGCAACAAGACCACGGGCTTCCGCGCCGGTTTGCGCTGGCAGCCGGACGTGGCGTGGACCGTCGACCTGTCGGTCCTCAGCCAGGACATCGCCTCTCGCGACGGGCAATACACCTTGCGGGGTGAGCCGGACCTGACCCGCCGGTCCGCGATCGCGCAACCGTTCGACAACGACTATCGACTCGCCGACCTCACGGTGCGGCGGGACTGGGGCGCGGTGCAGTTGGTGTCCTCCACCGGCTACGCCGATCACACGATCGATTCCACGTTCGACGCGACGCCTGGCGGAGCCGCATTGCCGACCGAGTTCACCGAGGAGATCACCGTGCACCTCCTGTCCCACGAGACGAGATTGTCGGGCAGTTGGGGCGGATCGGGGACCTGGCTGGCCGGGTTCGGCGTCGTGCACAACGACGACCGGGTCGTGCGCAGCATGGGCACGCCCGGCTCGCCGGACCTGCTCACCAGCCTTTCGAACACGACGCTCGACCTGGCCGGGTTCGGGGAAGTCGGGGTGCCGATCACGAAAACGCTCGTGCTGACCGCAGGCGGACGGCTGAGCTACGTGCGGCAGACGAGCCAGTTCATCGGGCAGATGGCCTCCGAGGATTTCGAGCCCGTACGCACCCAGAAGCGGTTCCTTCCCTCTGCCGCGATTTCGTGGACGGCGCGGCCCGGACTGCTCGTCTATGGCCGTTTTCAGCAGGGCTATCGTCCCGGCGGGCTGCAAGTGACGGGTTCCTCCAACTCGCAGAGCGCCGAGCGTTTCGGGGCCGACCGTATCCGCACCGTCGAGGCGGGCGTTCGTTTCGGGATGGAGAAGGATGCCCGCCTCTCGGGAAGCCTTGCGTTCTCGTTGGCGCAGTGGCGGGACGTGCAGGCTGATCTCGTGGGCCTGGACGGGCTGCCCTATATCGCCAACATCGGTTCCGGCCGTGTGAAGAACGTGGCGTTTTCGCTGGCATGGCGCGCTCAGGACCATCTGTCGTTCGAAGCGGCGGGCTTCCTCAATTCCAGCGATTTGTCCAAACCGGCGGCCGCCTTTGCCGACGCCACCGACCGCGACTTGCCCAACATCGCCGACGAAGGCTGGCGCATGGCGACCAAGTACGACCGGGAATTGTCATGGGCGCGGATCACGCTCGACGCAGCGGTACGTTATGTCGGTCATTCCAAGCTCGCGATCCGCGCGCCTTTCGCGCTGGGGCAGGGGCGCTACTACGACGTATCGACGGGCGCGCGACTGGGCTTCGGCAAATGGGGCTTGGCGCTGGACCTCGACAACCTGCTCAATACCCGTGCGAATACATTCGCCTTTGGCAATCCCTTCTCCGTCGCGGACGGACTGCAGCAGACGCCGATGCGTCCGCGCTCGATCAGGATAGGTTTCGATGCAAGTTTCTGA
- a CDS encoding DUF2334 domain-containing protein, giving the protein MQVSEKRLLASIHDVAPCFESQVDRLADLIEARLGPARYAMLVVPDHWGRAPLAEARGFQARLRAWADSGVEMFVHGWFHRDTAEHKGAASLKARHMTAGEGEFLGLSHAEALQRMRDGKALVEDIIGKPAAGFIAPAWLYGPGAMQALGECGFALAEDHMRVWRPGQEDKPLARGPVVTWASRSTMRTASSLAFAALARPALQPLRTLRLAVHPGDVTKASIVASIDATLRAFSRRHVPGRYADLLK; this is encoded by the coding sequence ATGCAAGTTTCTGAGAAGCGCCTGCTGGCCTCGATCCACGACGTCGCGCCCTGCTTCGAAAGCCAGGTGGACCGGCTTGCCGACCTGATCGAGGCGCGGCTCGGCCCGGCGCGTTATGCCATGCTGGTGGTGCCCGATCACTGGGGCCGTGCTCCGCTTGCCGAGGCGCGCGGGTTCCAGGCCCGGCTGCGTGCCTGGGCGGACAGCGGGGTGGAGATGTTCGTGCATGGCTGGTTCCACCGCGATACCGCCGAGCACAAGGGCGCGGCCAGCCTGAAGGCGCGGCACATGACGGCGGGCGAGGGGGAGTTCCTGGGCCTTTCCCATGCCGAGGCCCTGCAGCGCATGCGCGACGGCAAGGCGCTGGTCGAGGACATCATCGGCAAACCGGCCGCCGGTTTCATCGCGCCCGCCTGGCTCTACGGTCCGGGCGCGATGCAGGCGCTGGGTGAATGCGGCTTTGCTCTGGCCGAGGACCACATGCGCGTGTGGCGACCGGGGCAAGAGGACAAGCCGCTGGCGCGCGGACCGGTAGTCACCTGGGCATCGCGCAGCACGATGCGCACGGCGTCCTCGCTGGCCTTCGCGGCGTTGGCGCGGCCGGCGCTGCAGCCGCTGCGGACCTTGCGGCTGGCGGTCCACCCCGGGGACGTGACCAAGGCCTCGATCGTCGCCAGCATCGATGCCACCTTGCGGGCTTTCTCCCGTCGCCATGTCCCGGGCCGCTACGCCGACCTCCTGAAATAA
- a CDS encoding RNA polymerase sigma factor — translation MTSDGHEVPVDAGLRQLCLTLRPELRRFLLARRVSETDVDDLLQDLFLRVETSVTGPVRSPRAYLYQMLNNMAHTRRRTEARQQARDADWLGAPSGLAATDIEMADLAPDQETTLLARDHLARVEARLAKLPERTAYVFRQYRIEGVSQKEIARDLGISLSAVEKHLQRAYGAVLEIRNRLNPEAMPPTGAGGTVLDTAGGTDAAAR, via the coding sequence ATGACATCCGATGGCCACGAAGTTCCGGTCGATGCCGGCCTGCGCCAGTTGTGCCTGACGCTGCGGCCCGAACTGCGCCGGTTCCTGCTGGCGCGCCGTGTCAGCGAGACGGACGTCGATGACCTGTTGCAGGACCTGTTTCTCCGGGTGGAGACGAGTGTGACCGGACCGGTACGCTCGCCGCGGGCCTATCTCTACCAGATGCTCAACAACATGGCGCATACCCGCCGCCGTACCGAAGCGCGGCAGCAGGCTCGCGATGCGGACTGGCTCGGTGCGCCGTCCGGCCTGGCTGCGACGGATATCGAGATGGCGGATCTCGCTCCAGACCAGGAGACGACGCTGCTCGCCCGCGATCATCTGGCTCGCGTGGAAGCGCGGCTGGCAAAGCTGCCGGAACGCACGGCCTACGTCTTCCGGCAATACCGCATCGAAGGCGTGTCGCAGAAGGAGATCGCGCGCGATCTCGGCATCAGCCTGAGCGCGGTCGAAAAACATCTCCAGCGCGCCTATGGCGCCGTACTGGAAATCCGCAATCGTCTGAACCCGGAGGCGATGCCGCCGACCGGTGCAGGCGGGACAGTCCTCGACACTGCAGGAGGCACCGATGCAGCCGCTCGCTGA
- a CDS encoding endonuclease/exonuclease/phosphatase family protein gives MKRLRMLTVATLAGILALNLSLPSPAAVSPEPVHARPHVAGTLSVMTYNVKGLPFPAAYGRADKLAEIGQRLGYLRRAGVQPHVVLLQEAFIPEAKAIARAAGYAHVALGPQIADVGTAPVDLAGGASWFKGESLGKWVDSGLVILSDYPIIRTRKMAFPADMCAGFDCLAAKGVLLAWIKVPGHDTPVAIADTHLNSRKASGVDVNRANTAYGLQVAAARQFIRANVPADAGIIFGGDFNLGHDPRRIAAEAAQGGIVPGAREATALANAIDTTGMTSRDRTAILSRAKDKQYFRAGADDGLVLRDLEVPFGIDNGGNRLSDHLGFIASYAVR, from the coding sequence GTGAAGCGCCTGCGCATGTTGACCGTCGCCACCCTGGCGGGAATCCTCGCCCTGAACTTGTCCCTGCCTTCCCCCGCCGCCGTCTCGCCCGAGCCGGTGCACGCCCGTCCGCATGTGGCGGGCACGCTTTCGGTCATGACCTACAACGTGAAGGGACTGCCCTTTCCCGCCGCTTACGGCCGCGCGGACAAACTTGCCGAAATCGGGCAGCGGCTCGGATACCTGCGCCGTGCCGGAGTGCAGCCGCACGTCGTCCTGCTTCAGGAAGCCTTCATTCCGGAGGCCAAGGCCATCGCCCGGGCCGCCGGTTATGCCCATGTCGCGCTGGGGCCGCAGATCGCGGACGTGGGGACCGCACCTGTCGATCTCGCCGGGGGCGCTTCCTGGTTCAAGGGAGAAAGCCTCGGCAAATGGGTGGACAGCGGGCTCGTGATCCTGTCCGACTATCCCATCATCCGCACGCGCAAGATGGCGTTTCCCGCCGACATGTGCGCGGGCTTCGACTGCCTTGCCGCCAAGGGCGTGCTGCTTGCGTGGATCAAGGTGCCGGGCCACGACACCCCCGTCGCCATCGCCGACACGCATCTCAACTCGCGCAAGGCGTCCGGTGTCGATGTGAATCGCGCCAACACGGCCTACGGGCTGCAAGTCGCCGCCGCGCGGCAATTCATCCGCGCCAACGTGCCTGCCGACGCGGGCATCATCTTCGGCGGGGATTTCAACCTCGGCCATGACCCCCGCCGTATCGCGGCCGAGGCGGCCCAGGGCGGCATCGTCCCCGGCGCGCGCGAAGCGACGGCGCTGGCGAACGCGATCGATACCACGGGGATGACCTCGCGTGACCGTACCGCGATTCTTTCGCGCGCCAAGGACAAGCAGTATTTCCGCGCAGGCGCCGACGACGGACTGGTCCTGCGCGATCTGGAAGTACCGTTCGGGATCGACAACGGCGGCAACCGATTGTCGGACCATCTGGGTTTCATCGCCAGCTACGCGGTTCGCTGA
- a CDS encoding FecR domain-containing protein yields MQPLAEQTMRDAAIAWHLRLTDGSDADWGGFADWLEADPRHNDIYEAVCDADLALEPAVEIAREAPAEVEVDPFPEMAQLRPARRWMWPAMAASVAFAALGTWAGSGLLSSDYSVRTAPGETRTFALSDGTRIVLNGGTEIVLDKSDPRVATLKGGEAQFTVSHDAARPFTLSVGDQRIVDVGTVFNVRSGKDVLRVEVAEGAVRFEDGMTRLRLNAGDTLDAGSGNIVEGSKPAAEIGGWTRGRLVYHDAPMVEVAADITRARGIAVELGSDISHRRFSGVIQLDGDDVSLQKRVGTLLGLKVTATADGWSITR; encoded by the coding sequence ATGCAGCCGCTCGCTGAACAGACCATGCGCGATGCAGCGATCGCCTGGCACTTGCGCCTGACTGACGGTTCGGACGCGGACTGGGGCGGTTTCGCCGACTGGCTCGAAGCCGATCCGCGCCACAACGACATCTACGAAGCCGTCTGCGACGCCGACCTGGCGCTGGAGCCGGCGGTGGAGATCGCCCGCGAAGCGCCCGCTGAAGTCGAGGTCGATCCGTTCCCGGAGATGGCGCAGCTGCGCCCCGCACGCCGCTGGATGTGGCCTGCAATGGCCGCTTCCGTCGCTTTCGCAGCGCTGGGCACCTGGGCCGGTTCCGGCCTTCTGTCGAGCGATTATTCGGTGCGTACCGCACCTGGAGAGACCCGGACTTTCGCGCTGTCCGACGGCACGCGTATCGTCCTTAACGGCGGGACGGAGATCGTGCTGGACAAGTCCGATCCTCGGGTCGCCACGCTCAAGGGCGGTGAGGCGCAGTTCACCGTTAGTCATGACGCCGCGCGGCCCTTCACGCTGTCGGTCGGTGACCAGCGCATCGTCGATGTGGGCACCGTATTCAACGTGCGCAGTGGCAAGGACGTGCTGCGGGTCGAAGTGGCCGAAGGCGCGGTGCGCTTCGAGGACGGTATGACTCGTCTGCGCCTGAATGCCGGGGATACGCTCGATGCGGGGAGCGGCAACATCGTCGAAGGTTCGAAGCCGGCGGCGGAGATCGGCGGCTGGACACGCGGACGGCTGGTCTATCACGATGCACCGATGGTTGAGGTCGCGGCGGATATCACCCGCGCGCGGGGCATTGCCGTCGAACTGGGTTCGGATATTTCGCATCGTCGTTTTTCCGGCGTCATTCAGCTTGATGGCGATGACGTCTCCCTCCAAAAGCGCGTCGGCACTCTGCTTGGTTTGAAGGTGACGGCAACTGCCGATGGTTGGTCGATTACGCGGTAG
- a CDS encoding ATP-binding protein, with protein sequence MLGKAWKTTTGLVAIVGLVFALAIVAIGAISYEVTHEALEQQLDHRISAETAGLLAEAHRRGLPAIASAIARREASRSTASLDYLLVDDAGTRVAGQMQAQVPSKAGFEEFLHYRKPGASEDGIAQALTTKVAGGTLVVAADRSGLDEIDRTLGSLFAAALAALLVVGAVAAGIIGWLTQHRLERIDATARAIIGGDFARRVPRDGSGSEFDRLAGTLNAMLDRIEGLMENLRQVSSDVAHDLRTPLTRLCSSLDQAAQESDEQVRSERLDSARAQAAELLEIFAALLRIAEIEGMSERLPREHLDLSTLLERMAESYRPDFEDSGRSLHLVLAQEMQAEGDRRLLDQALANLLDNALRHTPVGTDVTISGERVTDGVKVTVADDGPGVPVQHRARLFDRFARAESARSTPGHGLGLAMVRAIALAHGGDARILDDRHGFAVEIRIRG encoded by the coding sequence ATGCTGGGCAAGGCGTGGAAGACGACGACCGGGCTTGTCGCCATCGTCGGCCTCGTCTTCGCGCTGGCGATCGTGGCGATCGGCGCGATCTCGTATGAAGTCACGCACGAAGCGCTGGAGCAGCAGCTCGATCACCGCATTTCCGCCGAAACCGCGGGTCTGCTCGCCGAGGCGCACAGGCGCGGACTGCCCGCGATCGCCTCCGCCATCGCGCGGCGCGAGGCGTCCCGGTCCACCGCGAGCCTCGACTACCTGCTGGTGGACGATGCCGGAACGCGGGTTGCGGGACAGATGCAGGCGCAAGTGCCTTCGAAGGCCGGGTTCGAGGAGTTCCTGCACTATCGCAAGCCCGGGGCATCCGAAGACGGCATCGCGCAGGCGCTGACGACGAAAGTGGCGGGAGGCACGCTCGTGGTAGCGGCCGACCGTTCGGGCCTTGATGAGATCGACCGGACGCTGGGTTCCCTGTTCGCGGCGGCCCTTGCGGCCTTGCTGGTGGTCGGCGCGGTTGCCGCCGGGATCATCGGCTGGCTGACACAACACCGGCTCGAACGTATCGACGCGACCGCACGGGCGATCATCGGGGGCGACTTTGCCCGGCGCGTTCCGCGCGACGGATCGGGCAGCGAATTCGACCGGCTCGCGGGCACGCTCAACGCGATGCTGGACCGTATCGAGGGGCTGATGGAGAACCTGCGGCAAGTTTCCAGCGACGTCGCCCATGACTTGCGCACGCCTCTGACCCGCCTGTGTTCAAGTCTCGATCAGGCGGCGCAGGAGAGCGATGAGCAGGTCCGATCGGAACGGCTCGACAGTGCCCGCGCACAGGCAGCCGAACTGCTGGAGATCTTCGCCGCCCTGCTGCGCATCGCCGAGATCGAGGGCATGAGCGAACGGTTGCCGCGCGAACACCTCGACCTCTCCACATTGCTCGAAAGGATGGCGGAGAGCTATCGGCCCGACTTCGAGGATAGCGGGCGGTCGTTGCATCTGGTTCTTGCGCAGGAAATGCAGGCCGAAGGCGACCGGCGCCTTCTCGATCAGGCCCTTGCGAACCTGCTCGACAACGCCTTGCGGCATACCCCAGTGGGCACCGACGTCACGATCAGCGGCGAACGGGTGACGGACGGGGTGAAGGTGACCGTCGCGGACGACGGGCCGGGGGTGCCGGTGCAGCACAGAGCCCGCCTGTTCGACCGCTTCGCCCGCGCGGAATCGGCGCGCTCGACGCCGGGCCACGGGCTTGGGCTGGCGATGGTACGGGCGATCGCCTTGGCCCATGGCGGCGACGCCCGGATCCTCGACGATCGGCACGGCTTCGCCGTCGAGATCAGGATCCGGGGATGA